TGCGTCGGGTCGCCGACGACCCGCAGCGGTTGATGACGCTGGCGCTGATCGCACCCGAGTACGTCCTCAACTAGGGAACTCGTGATGGTCAAGCGGGCGAGGATGTCGCGACGACAGTTCCTCACGGCATCCGGGGTGGTGGGTGCTGCCGCGCTCGCCGCCGGCGCCACCGAAGTGCCCTGGTCGTCATTGTTCGCGGCCGCCTCGCGGGCGCCACTTGCGGCCGGGTCCGGCATCCTCGTTCTGGTCACCCTGTACGGGGGGAACGACGGTCTGAGCACGGTCGTCCCGTACGCCGATCCCGCTTACCACTCGGCGCGCCCTGACCTCGCGTACAGCGAAGCTGAGGTCCTGCACCTCGACGATCAACTCGGTCTCAACCCGTCGATGACGTCGTTGGCGAACCTGTGGCGTGCCGGGAGGCTCGCTGTGGTCCGTGGCGTCTCCTATCCGTCCCCGGATCTGAGCCATTTTCGGTCCATGGCTATTTGGCAGACCGCCTCGCCCGGCACGCCCGAACCCACGGGTTGGCTCGGTCGCTGGCTGGACGCCACCGGAACGGACCCGCTGCGCGCGGTGGGGGTGGGACCGACGCTGCCACCGCTGCTCGCCGGCGCGAAGGTTGCCGGCGCGACGGTGAATCCGGGGCCGATCATCCTGCCGGGTGGCGCACTCGGGTCCGCGCTGCGCGCGGTCGAGCAGCCCTACCCCGGGGAGACCGAATTGCTCGGCCGAGCCGCGCAGACCGGAGCGGACCTGTTTACCGTGGCCGACCGGCTGGGGCCGGTGCTCGCCGCGCTGGACGGTGGGGGCCGGACCGGTGCGACGGTCACCGGCCCGATCCGCGAGAACGCGTCCGGCGAG
The nucleotide sequence above comes from Mycobacteriales bacterium. Encoded proteins:
- a CDS encoding DUF1501 domain-containing protein encodes the protein MSRRQFLTASGVVGAAALAAGATEVPWSSLFAAASRAPLAAGSGILVLVTLYGGNDGLSTVVPYADPAYHSARPDLAYSEAEVLHLDDQLGLNPSMTSLANLWRAGRLAVVRGVSYPSPDLSHFRSMAIWQTASPGTPEPTGWLGRWLDATGTDPLRAVGVGPTLPPLLAGAKVAGATVNPGPIILPGGALGSALRAVEQPYPGETELLGRAAQTGADLFTVADRLGPVLAALDGGGRTGATVTGPIRENASGELARSLAAVRACIAASVPTRVYAVSMGNFDTHADEKGTQSQLIGEFDSAMGQFLDGLENVPHGKDVVVVAYTEFGRRVAANASQGTDHGTANDVFVAGPSIRGGFYGGQPSLTDLDLGNLKWSVDFRSIYATVLERVLGVDASVSLGTQPLPRLSFI